CGCCGACGAACAGGTGGAGACCTATGGTCGCCAGCAGAGCGCCGCGGTGAAGGAACGCGAGCTTCGCGAAGCCGAAGCCACGGCCAAACAGCAGACGGCGCTCACGGAATCGGCCATCAGCATCCAGGTCCAGAGCAACCAGGGCAAGGCCGAGTACGCCAAGGCCCAGCAGCAGGCAGCGCAGATCCAGACGCTGGCCGGCGCCGAAGCCGAGAAGGTGCGCCTCATGGGCGAAGGCGAGGCCAAACGCATCAAGGTCATGGCCGAAGCCCAGGCCGAGCAGGCCGCCCGCGTGGGCATCGCCCAGGCCATGGCCATCGAGGAGCAGGTCCGCGCCTACGGCGGCCCGCAGTTCCAGCTGGTGCAGCAGGTCATGAACCGCTTCGCCGAGGCCATCGAGAAATCCCAGGTGGATGTGGTCCCCAAGATCCACATGGGTGGGGGCGACAAGGGCGGCGGCAGCCTCATCGAGAGCCTGCTGGGGCTCCTGCTCAGCGAGAAGGCCGGGCAGCTGGCGGGCGTGGCGACACCAACCGCCGCGAACCCGGAGGCCGAGGCCCTGAAGGCGCTCCTGCGGCAGAACCTGACCAAGTAGCCCGACTTCGACGACCCGAGAAAGGGGCGGCGATGCCGCCCCTTTCTCGGGTAGGTTTGGAGCATTCTCTCCCGCTAATTAGGACGCCCCATGATCCTTCTGCTCCTCCTGTCCCCGGCCGCCCAGGTCCAGTCCCAGATCCAATCCCAGGGCCTGGCCGCCCCCCTGCCCGCCCCGGCGGAAGCCCTGGTCCGGACCAAGGACTGGGCCGGCCTCGCGGACTGGTTCGAGACGGTACCGCCCGCCACCCGGGGCGCCCACTACGAGATGTGGATCCAGGCCCTCAACCGAAGCCGGCGCTGGGAGCGGCTCGCGGCAGTCTGCGAGGCGCTGCAGCCCCAGCTGGAAGCCAAATCCGGCCCCCGCCTGGCCACCTACCGCCTCTACCGCGCCCAGGCCCTGAGCCAGCTGGGGCGCCATGGGGACGCTGCGGCCGCCCATGCCGAGAACGGCCGCCTCGGCTACCCCGATGGCTTTCCCAACGCCTGTGCCGAGGCCCGCCTGGCGCAGGACTGGAGCACCCTCCAGACCTGCGCCGACGCACTGCTCGAGGCGCGGCCGGGGGATGCCATGGGCCAGGCCTGGAAGGGCGAGGCCCTGGCGCGCCAGGGGCGCCTGGCCGAGGCCGAGCCGATCCTCCGGGAGGCCGTGGCGAAGGAGCCAGGGATCGCCCACGCCTGGAACAACCTGGGCCGCTGCCTCAACGAGAAGAAGGCCTGGACCGAGGCCTGCGAGGCCCTGGACCGAGCCCTGACCCTGGAGCCCGGCCAACTCGAGGCCCTCTTCAACCGCGGCCGCGCCCGCTTCGAGCTGAAGCGCTACCGGGAGAGCCGCGACGATTTCCGCGCCGCCCTCGCCCTGCGCCCCGACGACCCCGTCCTCACCGAAAACCTGCGCCAAGCCGAGCGCTACGCCGCCCTGCCCGCCCCCAAGCGGCCTTAGACTGCCTCACGAACAGCGTTCGCGTCCCCCATTCGGTTTGCATCGGAGCGACCCGTTTCAGCTGCAGAAAACCCGACACCATCCGCCCATTTCCGGTCTGCCCATTCAAATCGCCCCGTTCAATGGCCCCACGGTAAAATCAACACTTACACCCCTCTCAAACCGGATTAGGCGAACTCCGAACACCTTCGTCCCCACCGTCCAATTTAAAGTTAGGCTTACCCAGGATTTCTCTCGGTTGGGCTGCTGATACCGTTCGCCCGCCAAACCAACACTGTTCGGCGTGGCCCACCCAGAAACATCAGAACTCTTGTCATCATCATCCATCCTGGTCGGTACCCTGGGTCCACGCCCAGCATTTCAAGCCTTCTGTTCACCGAACTCTCTTCGTTCTTTCCACCTTCAAGAACGCTTGGAATCGCAGTTCGGGGCGCTCTCAATCAACAACCTCGAAGTGCCTAACCAATCGTTCAAGCGGACCCCGGCGCAAGCGCCTGGTCCGCTTAACTCAAATCGTTAGGCGCTTCCGAGTCTCCGATGACCAATTCTCAAATCATCATGCTCCTTCTCATCGCGGTCCTATTCCTCGTCATTTCGATATATAGCGTGATTCGTTTCGATAGGCTTTTAAGAATTGAATACGAAACAAATCGAGAGACTTGGATAGCTGATGGCAAGCCAAAGGGCTCGTTTTGGTGGGCACCGGGGGAGGATTCATATCAGAACGCCATGGCCGCCCGGTATTTTATGTTTAAGGTCATTTTTAAAACACCTGATTGGATAAATCAAAATGAGACCGCGAAAGATTATTTACGGCAACTGCGAATTGCCGCTCTAATCTGGAGCATAGCCTACCTTCTGTTTTTCATACTCTTTCTATACAGTGCTGCAACCAGCGCCTAACCCTCAGCTCAACTCGGACCCCGCCTGCATTGCCTTCCGC
The window above is part of the Geothrix sp. genome. Proteins encoded here:
- a CDS encoding tetratricopeptide repeat protein, with the protein product MILLLLLSPAAQVQSQIQSQGLAAPLPAPAEALVRTKDWAGLADWFETVPPATRGAHYEMWIQALNRSRRWERLAAVCEALQPQLEAKSGPRLATYRLYRAQALSQLGRHGDAAAAHAENGRLGYPDGFPNACAEARLAQDWSTLQTCADALLEARPGDAMGQAWKGEALARQGRLAEAEPILREAVAKEPGIAHAWNNLGRCLNEKKAWTEACEALDRALTLEPGQLEALFNRGRARFELKRYRESRDDFRAALALRPDDPVLTENLRQAERYAALPAPKRP